Proteins co-encoded in one Methylobacterium sp. WL1 genomic window:
- a CDS encoding 3',5'-cyclic-nucleotide phosphodiesterase, producing MRSLILAVSVLAIAGPASAQVPNRGNADLQTNCAGDSLAFCAGIDPNSPQMDACFKKNLSRMSPNCRRATDAYKDAGGK from the coding sequence ATGCGCAGCCTCATCCTCGCCGTCAGCGTCCTCGCTATCGCCGGTCCCGCCTCAGCGCAGGTGCCCAACCGCGGCAACGCGGACTTACAGACCAACTGCGCGGGTGACTCCCTCGCATTCTGTGCCGGCATCGATCCGAACAGCCCGCAAATGGACGCCTGCTTCAAGAAGAATTTGAGCCGGATGTCTCCGAACTGCCGCCGAGCCACTGATGCCTACAAGGACGCCGGCGGTAAGTAG